The Streptomyces durmitorensis genome contains the following window.
GCGCAGTGCGTCATGCTGCCGACGATGCCGTCGGGCCAGCGCGGTGCGCCCTTGGGGCCCGGCAGGATCGGCACGGGCGGTATGCCGAGTTCGGACAGGGCGCTGCGGGCGCACTGCCGGACCGTGGCGAATTCGCGGCGCCGCTTGTCCACGGCCCGCGCCACGACGTTCGCCTCCTCGGGGAACAGGAAGGGATCGGCCGGGTCCTCGCGGGTCTCCACGACGGTGACGGGCGCAGCGGCGAGCAGCGACTCCAACACGTCGGTACCGCGGGGGACTTGGCGTATGCGATTCGAAGGTGACGTCACAACGGATCACCGTACCGGGGTCGTGGCCTGCGCGGGGGCCTACCCTGGCGTGATGCACGACGAGTACCGCACAGTGGCCCGCGAGGCCGTGCACGAGACCGAGATCAACCGCTCGCGCTTCCTGTGCGCCCTCGCGCCCGCGGCCACCGAGGGCGAGGCCCAGGACTTCGTCGCGCGCATCCGCAAGGAGCACCCGTCCGCGTCGCACAACTGCTTCGCGTACGTCATCGGGGCCGATGCCGGGGTGCAGAAGGCCAGCGACGACGGCGAGCCCGGCGGGACCGCCGGTGTGCCGATGCTCCAGATGCTGCTTCGCCGCGACATGCGGTACGTCGTCGCCGTCGTGACCCGCTACTACGGAGGGGTCAAGCTCGGCGCGGGCGGGCTGATCAGGGCCTACGGAGGAGCGGTCGGCGAGGCGCTCGACGCGGTCGGCACGCTGACCCGCAGGCGCTTCAGGCTCGCCACCGTCACGGTCGACCACCAGCGCGCGGGCAAGATCCAGAACGATCTGCGGTCGGCGGGGCGCGAGGTGCGTGACGTCCGTTACGGGGACGCGGTGACCATCGAGATCGGCCTGCCCGACGCCGACGTGGAGGCCTTCACGGCCTGGCTCGCGGACGCGACCGCGGGCAGCGCGGTGTTCGAGCTCGGCGGGGAGGCGTACGGGGACGCCTGATGCTCGGCGGGGCTCCCGGCGGGGCGCCCGGTGGGGCGCTTGGCCCCGGCTGCGGCCATCGACCCCAGGCGTGAATGCGTCCGAATGGGTAGAATTCGGGCATGGGAGAGCGGCCTGGAGCGCCGACTGCGCCCGAACTCGTCCTGGAGACCGATACCGGTTCCACCGTGATGAGTCCGAGCCGGGACTATCACGTCGGGCGCGATCCACTGAGCGACATCGTCATCGACGATGCCCGCGTCTCCTGGCACCACGCCGTCCTCCACGCCGAGCTCGACCACTGGACGATCGAGGACGAGCACAGCACGAACGGCACCTACGCCGACGGGCGGCGCATCCACGAGTGGGGCGTCGGACCCGGCAGCGTTCTGCGCTTCGGCAGCGTCGCGGACGGCCCGCGCGCGGTGCTCGTCGGCCGGGCACCACCCCCGCCGGCCGCTCCCGAGCGCCCGTCCGCCGTCCGCACCCCGTCGGCCACCGGCACCTTCCGGCAGCCCACGACCGTGCGCCCGCTGCCCGCCCGTACCGTCCGCATCGGCCGCGCCGCCGACAGCGACCTGGTCATCGACGACCTGGTCGTCTCCCGCCGC
Protein-coding sequences here:
- a CDS encoding YigZ family protein — protein: MHDEYRTVAREAVHETEINRSRFLCALAPAATEGEAQDFVARIRKEHPSASHNCFAYVIGADAGVQKASDDGEPGGTAGVPMLQMLLRRDMRYVVAVVTRYYGGVKLGAGGLIRAYGGAVGEALDAVGTLTRRRFRLATVTVDHQRAGKIQNDLRSAGREVRDVRYGDAVTIEIGLPDADVEAFTAWLADATAGSAVFELGGEAYGDA